In Natator depressus isolate rNatDep1 chromosome 9, rNatDep2.hap1, whole genome shotgun sequence, a single genomic region encodes these proteins:
- the GLOD5 gene encoding glyoxalase domain-containing protein 5 isoform X1, whose protein sequence is MMSWQEKREGPLPCLIQRLDHLVLTVKNIEDTVGFYSKVLGMEVVTFKGNRKALRFGNQKFNLHEAGKEFEPKAHRPVPGSIDVCLITDTSLDQLVGHLKACGVTIEEGPVPRTGAIGLITSIYFRDPDENLIEVSNYCTDLAVDRVKH, encoded by the exons ATGATGTCCTGGCAGGAGAAGCGCGAGGGCCCCCTTCCATGTCTTATCCAGCGACTGGATCATCTGGTGCTGACTGTGAAGAACATTGAAGACACCGTAGGCTTTTATTCCAAAGTCCTGGGTATGGAAGTGGTCACCTTCAAG GGCAACCGGAAAGCACTACGTTTTGGGAACCAAAAGTTTAACCTCCACGAGGCTGGGAAGGAGTTTGAACCCAAGGCTCACAGACCAGTTCCTGGTTCCATAGACGTCTGCCTGATCACAGACACCTCGCTAGACCAGCTAGTGGGACACCTGAAG GCCTGTGGTGTGACTATTGAAGAAGGCCCAGTGCCCAGAACGGGTGCCATTGGGCTAATCACATCCATCTACTTCCGAGACCCCGATGAAAACCTGATTGAGGTTTCCAACTACTGCACTGACTTGGCTGTCGACAGAGTGAAGCATTAG
- the GLOD5 gene encoding glyoxalase domain-containing protein 5 isoform X2, giving the protein MMSWQEKREGPLPCLIQRLDHLVLTVKNIEDTVGFYSKVLGMEVVTFKGNRKALRFGNQKFNLHEAGKEFEPKAHRPVPGSIDVCLITDTSLDQLVGHLKHKEVIRNKESHQQCCAVWITVRGN; this is encoded by the exons ATGATGTCCTGGCAGGAGAAGCGCGAGGGCCCCCTTCCATGTCTTATCCAGCGACTGGATCATCTGGTGCTGACTGTGAAGAACATTGAAGACACCGTAGGCTTTTATTCCAAAGTCCTGGGTATGGAAGTGGTCACCTTCAAG GGCAACCGGAAAGCACTACGTTTTGGGAACCAAAAGTTTAACCTCCACGAGGCTGGGAAGGAGTTTGAACCCAAGGCTCACAGACCAGTTCCTGGTTCCATAGACGTCTGCCTGATCACAGACACCTCGCTAGACCAGCTAGTGGGACACCTGAAG CACAAGGAAGTCATAAGGAACAAGGAGTCACATCAGCAGTGCTGTGCTGTATGGATCACTGTCAGGGGCAACTGA